The DNA window CATCAGTGTGCTATTTAGCATCGAGCAGTTAGCTAAAATTGCGTGTTTAAGCACAAGCCAATACAAAAAATTATTCAAGACAAATATGGGCATGACCACCCACAAATACATAACCCAACTGCGCATGGAAAAGGCTTCAGCACTGCTCGCTCATACCGACCTGCCTATTCGTATTGTCGCAGAGCAAGTTGGCTACCAAGACCTGTCAGCTTTTAGTCGACGCTTTTCAAACTATTTCGGTCAATCACCTAAAGCGTTTAGCTACTAACTCATCAGCGATGACAGTTTATCTATCTCATCCCATAGCAATACAACAGCAGCGTATTAGCCAATAAAAACGTCCTTTCAGCAAACACGATAATTTATGAGCACCTTATAATTCGGTCATTAAAATTACTTAAGGATCATAAATTATGGCTACATTATACGGGTTTATCGCAATCGGATTATGGGGTACTTTAGCGCTGTTAGGGACAATAACCGCGAATATTCCTGCATTTCAATTACTCTCACTTTGTTTTTCTATCTCCGCTATCATTATCATCATCAAGCGAATAGCGATAAAAAAAACCGTCTTTACCAAACCATCGTTAACCCTAACTCAGTGGCTGCTTGGCATAATCGGACTGTTTGGGTTCCACTTCTGTTATTTCATGGCGCTTAAATTCGCTCCCGTTATCGAAGTCAGTTTAATTGTGTATCTATGGCCATTATTACTAGCAACACTCGTCGCCAACAAACAAAGTCGGTTAAGAGCACTTATCGGGGGTAGCTTAGGCTTTATCGGCATCGCCTTCATTATTGTTGGTAATGGTGAGCTAACGTTAAATAACGACTATCGGATTGGTTATTTGCTTGCTGCTATTTGCGCTGTTATTTGGGGCAGCTATTCATGGTTCTTATCCACATCAAACAACGACGTTGAAGACATCGCTTGGTTATCTGCAGCCGTTGCAATATTAGCATTAATCGCGCATTGGCAATTTGAAACCAGTAATTGGAGTTTTAGCCTATCGGAATGGGGCGGGATATTATTACTCGGATTAGGGCCTGTCGGGGGCGCTTTTTACTTATGGGACATAGCCCTAAAAAAAGGTAATCAGCAATTGCTAGCATCATTAAGCTTTAGTACACCACTTATTTCATCTGTCATTTTGGCCATTGCAGGTCTTAATGCTTGGTCTACTAACATCATCATTGCACTCGCGTTAATATTATCTGGTGCGATCATTGCCAATATGAAGAAAAAATTAGCGTTTGGTGATAACCCTATATAGGAAAACATCACCCTTCAAGTTGATAAACGCATTAATATTTCCTTTCAGCAAAATATTAATGCGTTATTTAGTATCAGTACAACTCATCGTTAACGAGTGAAGACTCTTCATCACTCGTTAACTGGTCAACTTAAGATCCAGAGCATGTCACTGCAGTCCAGAACCAAGATGTTGCGGTTGGTACTTCCCAAATACCAGGGCTATTTTTAGCTTGGTAACACAAGCCTTGATACGAGTATACTTTACCGTTAGATGCTTTAGTCGAACCAGCAACAAATGGTGTTTCACTAACAACCTCATCTACAACACATTCACCGTTTACAACAGAAGAACCATCTTCACAAACTAAGCCTTTAGCGTTACCAATGATGGTGATTGTTTTCTGAGATAAAACGCCTTCGTTATCTGTTGCTTTGAATATAACAGTGTTGCTACCAAGCGTTACCACAAAGCTGCCAGAGTAAGTTGTAGCATCTTGTATCACAGCTTTAGTTACACCATTAACAGTAACGTCAACAGTTGCAATTAATTTATCATCAGTAATTAATGCATAGAACTGAGCTGTATCACCTTCAGTATGAACCACTGAACCGGATGGAAATGCAATACTAATGCTAGGAGCTTCATTCGTGATGATACTACCAGACCAATCCGTTTGACCTTGTGGATTATTTACAGCTTGGTTCATTGCGTGCAATATATCGCCGTTACCATCACCATCAATTTCCCATGAGAAAATACCACCGAGACCGAGACTCTTAAGGTATTCACCCTTAGCAAGTACCGAGCGAGGGGTATCATATGTCAACAATGTACGACTCACTTCATCCCAAACAAATGATGCTTTAGCTATTTCATCCCAGCCTACGATTGCATTTGGGTTTGACTCTAGGAATTTAAGGACACCACGATAATCCATAATGCCAGCTTCCCAAGCCCAAGCCGCTTCGTTTACATCTGTTCCACCGCCACCCAGACTACCGTTAAATGGACTACCCTCAGAAGAATCTATATGTGAACCGATAGCGCCGATTGGGTTTCCATTTTCAGCGACAACATCTTGCCAACCACGAGCATACATTGCAGCACCATGGACTTCCCAGATTTCACTAGACAGTTTCTAACTTAGAATAATACGTTTCCTCAAATTTAGCAGGAGAAACACCGCCTGTATGTGAGTGACGCTTTTTAGGATTGTAAAACATTTCTATAAAATTAAATATCTCTGCTTTCGCATCGTTACGCGTCGAATATATCTTCTTCTTAATTATGTGCTTTTTGATTGTTGCGAAAAAGCTTTCAGCAACCGCATTATCATGGCAATTACCTCGACGACTCATCGAAGGTACAAGCTTGTGCTCTTTCATCAATGCTAAGTAATCTGAGCTACCATATTGGCTACCTTGATCCGTGTGTACCATCACTTCAGATTTTGGCTGGCGTTGATAAACTGCCATTAGCAATGCTTTCATGACTAAATGCTTATCCATATTTTTATCCATCGACCAACCAACGACTCGTCTAGAAAATAAGTCCAAGACTGTAGCAAGGTACAAGAAACCTTCATGTGTTCTGATGTAGGTGATGTCGCTCACCCACGATTGGTTCGGCCTTGGTGGGTTGAATTGACGAACTAACAAGTTATCCGCTATTCGTGACGTCTTACCGCCTTTAATATGTCGGCGTTTATAGCCAATTTGAGCCTTGAGCTTGTGCTCAGACATTATCTTTGCCACACGGTTAACGCTGCATGATTCACCTGCATCACGTAAATCACGGTGTATCCAAGGACTACCGTATGTTCCACCGCTAACCACATAGAACTCTTTGATTAATTTGAGCAAGCGGTTATCTTCAATTGTTCTGTCACTTACTGGTTTATTTAACCAAGCATAAAAACCACTGCGGTGTAATTTAAATACCCGGCACATAGTGACGATTGAAAATTTGTTTTGGTGCTCTCGGATGAAGCCGTACTTTACTCGGGATTGCTGGCAAAGTACCTTGCGGCCTTTTTTAGGATATCTCGCTCCTCCGTAACCCGTTTTAGCTCGGATTCAAGTTTAGCGATCCTTAATTGTTCATCAGATGATTTAGCTTGTTTAGGTTTATCTGATAACTGGCTGCGCCAGTGATATAACGTTTTAGTACAAATACCAAGTCGTTCTGATACTTCTGCTACCGAATAGCCACGTTCAGTGATTTGTTTAACTGCTTCAATTTTAAATTCTTGGGTATACCGTTTGCCTTTGCTCATAAACACCTCTAATTAAAGTTACAATGTAACTTGATTGGTGTCTAGCAAAGTCTGGGAAGTCCACCAACAACTAATTTCTTAGCTGGAACACCTTGTGCAAGTAAAAGTTTAGTTGCGTTATCTAATGTATATTCAGGTTTCCCAGCAAACTCGCCAGTACCGTTACATTTATCAGTTGAAATGTGAGCACCACAATAAATACCTGTTTGGTGGCCCGTATTTGGACCCCATGCACCGTAGAAGTCGTAAGACATCATGAAAATATTATCCATGTACTGTGAAGCAGCACCATAATCAACATCTTCGATCTTGTCGTAACCAGCACCGATTGCAGATGTAAGTTCATATTTACGACCATATTCCGCTTCAAGCCCATCCAACATTGCACGTAATTCTTGCATTAATGCGATGTAAGCAGGGCCGTCTTTGTCTGAATCACCTAAACTTGCATTTGCACCGTCACCACCAGGGAATTCCCAATCAATATCGATACCATCGTAGAATTTCCACGTTTTTAAGAATTCTTTTGTAGAGGCGACAAATACGTCACGATTTGCTTTTTCAGTGAAACCGAAGAATGGATCAGATAATGTCCAACCACCAATAGATGGAAGAATTTTAATGTGTGGATTCGCTTTTTTAAGCGCCATTAAACCACCGTAAGTACCTTTACCTATTTCTAATGAACCCACTTTTTTACCGTCTAAACGTGTTGCAGGTTGACCATAAGAAGAGTTCAGTGCCGCCCATGTGTCATGAACAACAACAGAGTAATCAGGCAGGCCTGCGCACATTTTTTTTAATAATTGGTGACCCGATGGATTTGGATCTAATAAAGATTTGTTATCACCTGTGCCACCACAAATTGGAATGAAGCCGTAGATGATGTGCGTTAGGTTATTAACAGGAATATCGTTAACGTTGTATTTACGACCGTACACACCCCATTCAACGAAGTAAGTCCCGACAATATTATCTTTTTGTTGTGCGTAAGGCGTGTTAGCCGGATCAGTCGTCATTGGCAGGTCAGCTTTTAAATGCGAACCGTCTGTATCCGAGATTAATAGTTCAGTCGTTGCGCTTTCACTGCAACCATCGGCGTTACATAAACGCACAACCATGTCTTTTAAACCGCCTTCAGTGAAAGATAAAACAGTACTTTTCCCTGTACCGGAACCAGACATCATTATTTCACCGTTAACTTCTACCTCCCATTTTGTCGCTTTATCGCCAGACCAAACATTCCAAGACACAGGTACTTCAACAACGTCAACACGTGTATACATGTCTTTATAACTAACGACTGCATCCGTATTAATTGTTACAAAACCTAGTTTTGAATAATCGGCCCACGCGATTGACGGTGCTTGAGGGGCAGCCGCAAGTACTGGCGTACTTATTACTGCTATCATAGCTAACTTAAGGGAATTTTTTACAAATATTGATTTCACAAGAACTCCATGTAAATAAATTAGAAAGTCGAAAATAGGCGTAATTACATACAACATGTATTGACGTATATTCAAACAGTAATCATGCCATCCAAGATCAAACCTCTCCTGAGGCTTATATAAAAGCTACTTCCGATTGTTAATTCGCGCAATAAAAAAAGAGCACGAAAACAACAAAGTTTGAGTTCTATCAAACAATACGGTCAGACCAGTCTTTTTTAAATTATTGAAATCGTGAGATAATTGATCGTGTTAATCCCGAATAGCATAGTGAAGTCCTTTACAGGCAAAAACCCAATATATTGCATTAAAAACAATTGGTTATATTTAACAAATCCATTATTTATAGCAAGGTAATCAGAAGGAAATACGACGGAACAATTTTTCTGTTATGTCATGACACTCAAATTTTCATCTGTCATCAAGATCAGTCTAATTGTTATTTTATAGCCATTATTATTGAAAATCACCAGTCGAACCTAATTGCAGAGTCGTTTTCAGACTGCTAAACTACGCTGTTAAATCACTTCGTATAATCCCAATAATATGGTTTGGGAGTTTCTACCAAGATCCTTAAACTCTTGATTATGAAGTCTGTAACTTTAAAACCTAAAAAAACATATAAAGGTAGAGACTCATGAATTACTTTGACTTACCGAAGATTGACCTACATTGCCACCTAGACGGCAGTGTTCGCCCAGAAACAATCATTGCGCTTGCAGCTGAACAAAACATTACTTTACCAAGTAACGACATTGAAGAAATCAGAACATTGATGATCGCACCTGAAACATGTCCTAATCTTGGTGAATACCTACAACGTTTTGACTTACCGTTATCAGTAATGCAAACAGCAGATGGTATCGAACGCATCTCTTTTGAAGTATTTGAAGATGCTGCAAAAGAAAATGTAAAATACCTAGAAGTACGCTTTGGTCCAATGTTACACCTTGAACAAGATCTAACTCTTGAGCAAGTATTTGATAGTGTTGTTGCAGGTATGAAACGTGCCGAAGCAATGTATGACATCAAGGGTAACTACATTTTATCTATCTTACGCCACATGCCAAAAGACAGAATCAAAGAAGTACTTGATACTGCAGCTAAATACTTAAACGACGGTATTGTTGCATTCGATTTAGCAGGTGGTGAAGCACCTGGGTTCTGCGCTGAGTTTGTTCCTTATGCAGAATATGCCATTGAGAAAGGTTACCGTGTAACTATTCATGCAGGTGAGCAAGGTGTAGGTCAAAACGTATTTGATGCAGTGTCATTATTAGGTGCAGAACGTGTTGGTCATGGTATTCACATTACCGGCCATGAAGATGCATATGGCCTTGTTAAAACACAAAACATTGCATTAGAAACCTGCCCAAGCAGTAATGTACAAACCAAAGCCGTTGAAAACTTGGCAAGCCATCCTGTTAAAGCTTTCTACCAAGACGGTATTCAAATCACTATCAATACTGATAATCGTACTGTATCAAATACCACAATGACAGATGAAGTACGTAAAGTAATGGAAGAGTTTAGCTTAAGCCGTGAAGACTACTTCAAGATTTACAAGATCAGCATTGAACATGCGTTCGCATCTGATTCTGTAAAACAACATTTATTGACGTTTGCTGAATAACAACAGCATATCAATAGAAAGCTAAATCAAAAGGCGGGTATCACAACCCGCCTTACTGTTAACTAGCACTACACTTTTCACATTCTGATTATTTTAAAAATACCATTCAACGGATAACTGCACATGGTCATCATTTTTTAAGCTAAATAATGACTCGCTAGGATCTGAACTCTGCAATATCCTCAAGTCCAGACTCGTAGTAAAGCTGTTGCCAAAACGACGATTAGCTTCAATCAGATAGGTTAAAGCACTGTGCTCTAAATCGGTCCCGACACCCATCAATATTTCACTGCTTTGCATATCATTAAAAGCGAAACGTCCACCAATAAATAAATCATTTTGGAACGCCGCCCCCATTGAACCTATATCCCCTTCACCACGTTCATCCCAGCTATATTCGGTTAATAAACCGAAATCAATGAAGCTGTCAAAAATACCAATATAAGTATATTCAAAACCTGTTTGTGCGGCCCAAAAATTCATCTCTGTGGTATCACGGTAAATTGATTCAAACTTCCATAACCAATCACCAATCGTTGCTTGAACATCAAGACCAAATTGATCCATCTGGTTATAATACTGCTTTAGAACCAAGTCACTTACAAGGTTGCTCGGCGTAAGTACAGGTTCTCTATTTGTGCCACGAAACCAATAACTGCCAACATCAAAATCACCAAACGTTTGCGTCCAGCGCACAGCAAAATCAACATGTTTTTTTTCGGCCGATGATTCGTAACTAACATCATTGTTATCGACAACAAATGGTCCTCGTAAACGGCCGTTCTCACCCGCAAAGGTGCGTTCTCTAAAACCGAATAATACGTATAAATCCACTATTCCCCAGTCTTGAACTAATGAAAGGTTAACCATGGGCTGGCCCAGTTTATCTTCGCCATCAAAATTTTCAACCGCATCAGTTTGGTTAATCACATCAACAAGATGTTGAAACTCTGCAACGCCCCAAAATTCTTTACGTATACCGACTCTCAACTCCCAACTATCACTGGCATGGACATAAGACAATTCCCGAATATCACCGTGAGTCCTTTCTTCATCCTCCGAGTCCAGGCGATAAAATGGTTTAAACGTTAAGCTATCGTCACCATTATTCCAACCCCAATAAAACTCAGGCTCAACAAATAACGACGCTTGAGAATACTCAAATTGATCCGCGTATTCACCCGATTCAAAGAAGTAACGCTCTTCTATACCAACCACGCCAGATATTTCAAACTCTGTAGCAAAAGCGTTGAAAGTCAGTAATAAAGCTGCAGTAACTGACATCTTGATAAATTTGGTCACTAACATAATGGCTTACCGCGCTCGCTTTAACGCATTACGATTAAAGTCACTGTCTTTAAGACCCGTTTTAAATGCATAATTACTCCACTTTAACTCCGTGCTTTTACCATTTTGATGATTCACCATCAACGTACTTGTCGGGCGCCAAAACTGGTTAATGTATTGCTTGTAATCGATATAAGATAACGTTTTTAACAATGTATTTTTTCGATCATAAAATTCGACTTTTTGCGTGCGGTATTCTTGTTTATCAATCCATACAACACGTCGGGTATACCCCGAGTTTTCATCTACAGGAAACTGCTCAACCATGAAGCTATCGATACCAACACTGCTATCTTCACCCAAATATTTATAACTGTATTTTTCTAATTCAAACGAGCTTAAGTCTTCAAAGGCAAATTCAGACCCCATAAAAGGACCCGATTTGTTTCGTGATGAAATGCGTTTAACACGCTTCAATGCGGGTAAATATAGCCATTGCTCATCGGTTGCCAGTGGATGTGAAAAACTTAAAAAAGCAGTACCTTTGACATCTTTCGGCTTGTCAAAAATAGTTAAACTTTTATCACCATCTGTCACCTGTTCTAATGATTTCATTTTTATCTCACGTGTACTTTCTTGGCCCTGCTGATTACGTAACAACATCAACATATTTGCAGTGCTATCAACCCAGCCTATATCACGTTGCTTAGCTTCTTTGGAAATGGCCAGCCCTTGCTCTTCAGCTGTTAATGCCAAGGCGCTAGAACTTACAAAAAATAAAGCCACTGTAATACCAGCTGTAAGTAGTCTCTTATTCAACATAATCATTCTCCAATTTTATTTATCTGTTATGGCTGATAATCCAGCGCCGGTATGTTTTTATTTGTTGGTTTTATGTTTTCAGCATTACCATTTAAAAGCGCGTTCGCACCAGTGCGATCGAGCAACATCAACAGCGGAGGTAAAAAAAAGAAATCAATAACTAAAGCAATGAATATAGTAATAGCCGTTAACATCCCCATATCTGAATTCAACTTAAAAGATGATTGTGCCAAGACCAGAAAGCCAGCAATGAGCACAAATGTTGTCACGCATAACGCTCGACCAACATGATCAAAAGCATAATGAACAGCTGTACTTGAATCAGTGTTAAGGTCACGTCG is part of the Moritella viscosa genome and encodes:
- a CDS encoding transposase, IS3 family IS51 group; the protein is MCRVFKLHRSGFYAWLNKPVSDRTIEDNRLLKLIKEFYVVSGGTYGSPWIHRDLRDAGESCSVNRVAKIMSEHKLKAQIGYKRRHIKGGKTSRIADNLLVRQFNPPRPNQSWVSDITYIRTHEGFLYLATVLDLFSRRVVGWSMDKNMDKHLVMKALLMAVYQRQPKSEVMVHTDQGSQYGSSDYLALMKEHKLVPSMSRRGNCHDNAVAESFFATIKKHIIKKKIYSTRNDAKAEIFNFIEMFYNPKKRHSHTGGVSPAKFEETYYSKLETV
- a CDS encoding transposase, IS3 family IS51 group, whose translation is MSKGKRYTQEFKIEAVKQITERGYSVAEVSERLGICTKTLYHWRSQLSDKPKQAKSSDEQLRIAKLESELKRVTEERDILKKAARYFASNPE
- a CDS encoding putative exported protein, with protein sequence MLNKRLLTAGITVALFFVSSSALALTAEEQGLAISKEAKQRDIGWVDSTANMLMLLRNQQGQESTREIKMKSLEQVTDGDKSLTIFDKPKDVKGTAFLSFSHPLATDEQWLYLPALKRVKRISSRNKSGPFMGSEFAFEDLSSFELEKYSYKYLGEDSSVGIDSFMVEQFPVDENSGYTRRVVWIDKQEYRTQKVEFYDRKNTLLKTLSYIDYKQYINQFWRPTSTLMVNHQNGKSTELKWSNYAFKTGLKDSDFNRNALKRAR
- a CDS encoding putative exported protein — its product is MLVTKFIKMSVTAALLLTFNAFATEFEISGVVGIEERYFFESGEYADQFEYSQASLFVEPEFYWGWNNGDDSLTFKPFYRLDSEDEERTHGDIRELSYVHASDSWELRVGIRKEFWGVAEFQHLVDVINQTDAVENFDGEDKLGQPMVNLSLVQDWGIVDLYVLFGFRERTFAGENGRLRGPFVVDNNDVSYESSAEKKHVDFAVRWTQTFGDFDVGSYWFRGTNREPVLTPSNLVSDLVLKQYYNQMDQFGLDVQATIGDWLWKFESIYRDTTEMNFWAAQTGFEYTYIGIFDSFIDFGLLTEYSWDERGEGDIGSMGAAFQNDLFIGGRFAFNDMQSSEILMGVGTDLEHSALTYLIEANRRFGNSFTTSLDLRILQSSDPSESLFSLKNDDHVQLSVEWYF
- the add gene encoding adenosine deaminase, which produces MNYFDLPKIDLHCHLDGSVRPETIIALAAEQNITLPSNDIEEIRTLMIAPETCPNLGEYLQRFDLPLSVMQTADGIERISFEVFEDAAKENVKYLEVRFGPMLHLEQDLTLEQVFDSVVAGMKRAEAMYDIKGNYILSILRHMPKDRIKEVLDTAAKYLNDGIVAFDLAGGEAPGFCAEFVPYAEYAIEKGYRVTIHAGEQGVGQNVFDAVSLLGAERVGHGIHITGHEDAYGLVKTQNIALETCPSSNVQTKAVENLASHPVKAFYQDGIQITINTDNRTVSNTTMTDEVRKVMEEFSLSREDYFKIYKISIEHAFASDSVKQHLLTFAE
- a CDS encoding membrane protein — protein: MATLYGFIAIGLWGTLALLGTITANIPAFQLLSLCFSISAIIIIIKRIAIKKTVFTKPSLTLTQWLLGIIGLFGFHFCYFMALKFAPVIEVSLIVYLWPLLLATLVANKQSRLRALIGGSLGFIGIAFIIVGNGELTLNNDYRIGYLLAAICAVIWGSYSWFLSTSNNDVEDIAWLSAAVAILALIAHWQFETSNWSFSLSEWGGILLLGLGPVGGAFYLWDIALKKGNQQLLASLSFSTPLISSVILAIAGLNAWSTNIIIALALILSGAIIANMKKKLAFGDNPI